The Peptacetobacter hiranonis DNA window TTAGATATGCCCATTCTTTTATGTTGTGTTCTTCACATTCACTTAGCACATCTCTAACTATCTGTTTAGCTCCATCCATAAGGTCTTCAGATTCTCTTACATATACAAATCCTCTTGATATTATGTCTGGACCTGCAAGCACTCTTCCTTCTTCTTTAGATATTGTTACAACTATTGTCATAAGTCCATCTTCAGAAAGGTGTTTTCTATCTCTAAGTACTATGTTTCCAACATCCCCAACACCTAGTCCATCTACTAGTATATTTCCTGTTGCAACCTTACCTTTTATAGATGCTTCATCTTTTCCAACTTCTAATATATCTCCGTTATTTATAACGAATATATCTTCTTTGTTCATTCCTAGACTTCTAGCAAGCTCAGCATGTTTTTTAAGCATTCTGTACTCACCATGAGCTGGTAGGAAGAATTTAGGTTTAACTAATCTAAGCATTAGTTTTAATTCCTGCTGACATGCATGTCCTGAAACGTGTATGTCTGCTATTTCACTCGAAACAACTTCAGCGCCTTTTTCAAGTAAGAAGTTTATTACCTTAGATATCAGTTTTTCATTACCTGGAATTGGATGAGCTGATATTATAACAAGGTCACCTTCTTTTATTTCTATTTTCTTGTGTTCTGAATTTGCCATTCTTGCAAGTGCTGACATAGGTTCTCCCTGTGAACCAGTAGTTATTATTACTAGTTCTTTGTCTTCATAGTTACCTACATCATTTAAATCTATTATCATATCGTCTTCTATTTCAAGATATCCAAGCTCTTTTGCTACGTTTACAACATTTAGCATAGATCTTCCTGAAACAGTTACTTTTCTACCATGTTTTTTAGCTGCGTCTACAACCTGCTGTAGTCTATGTATATTAGATGCGAATGTCGCAACTATTATTCTACTGTCACCAGCTTTAGTAAATAAATCATCTAATCCTACACCAACTTTTTTCTCTGATTTAGTATATCCTGGTCTTTCTGCATTAGTACTATCAGAAAGCATTAAGATTACTCCTTCTTCACTTAATTCACATATTCTCCGGAAATCCATTACATCTCCGTCTATTGGTGTTAAGTCTACTTTAAAGTCTCCTGTATGGAATATTACCCCCTGGTCAGTATGTATTGCTATAGAATACGAATCTGGTATACTATGAGTAGTCTTTACGAACTCTACTTCCATATTTCTAAGTTTTATAACTTCACGTGGTTTTATTATGTGAAGCTCTACATTTTCTAGTTTATGTTCTTTTAATTTAACCTCTAAAAGACCCATGCTTAATCTTGAACCGTATACTGGTATATTTATCTTCTTTAATAGATAAGGTAAAGCACCTATGTGGTCCTCATGGCCGTGTGTTATAAATATCCCTTTTATTTTATCCCTATTTTTTACTAAGTAAGTTATATCTGGTATAACTATATCTATACCTAACATTTCGTCTTCTGGGAAGCTCAGACCTGCATCGATTATTATTATCTCGTCTCTATACTCGATAACAGTCATGTTCTTTCCTATTTCGTTCATCCCACCAAGAGGAATGACCTTTATCTGTTCATCGTTTTTAAACAATAACATCATCTCCTTCTATTTATTTTTTATATTTTTCATTCAATTATAATCCTTTAAAATAATTTAAAACTCTAATCATTTTAGTGTATATATACGCTCTCCCTAAACTTATATCCAAATCTATATACACCTTATACCTACAAAAATATATCCGGTAAAACAGGATTCCTCCGCAATAAAATCCTAGTTATCTGCTACCGGAAATTTTTGTTTTACAGATTAAATTTTTAATAATTCTTCACGACCACTTTACCAGTTAATATTATTGTAACATATATTACATTATAATTTAAGATTTATTTATATTTCTAAATTATTTAACATTACTCTGTTTAACACGAATTCTGTATATTTCAATATCCTTGTTGAATTTTTTAGATTTTTCTTAATAAAAAATTCAGATATTTTTCATAATTATTTTTTATCTTTAAACTATATTTTCTTAAACAATATGATATAATTAATTGTAATTTATAGAAACACACGTTCTGTAAAAATATTATTTTGGAGGTAAAAAATGCGAGGTAAAACTCATTGTGCTGTAGGAATTATAGCCGGTATTCAGTTATCCTTAGTATTGTCACAACCTATAACACCTACTAGTATTCTGACTTCTGCTGTATTTTCTACACTCCCAGATTTAGATAAATCCAACTCTATAATAGCTGGGACAATTTTTAGAAAGAAATTTTCAAAGTTTTTATATAAGTTGCTTATTTTTTCGCTGAATCTTTTTATATTTTTCCTATCTATAAAAGTCAGCAGTAGCTTTTTTATAAGCGCAGTTATTACATTTTTTGCAATAGCATTTTTAGAAAAAAAGCTCACCCATTACAATATGAGAAAATCTCTTATTACAGCTACCTTGCTTCTTTTAGCATTGGTTTTAATAATTTCTAAAGTAGATATATCTTTTGTCATACCTATTTTAGTATTTTCGGTATTTCCATGGCTAAAGCATAGAAACTTTTCTCATAGTATTTTAATGGTTTTAATAGTTTATATAATTATGAATCCACTAGGAGAGTTTTTTAACTACGATTCATTAGGACTTATGGCTTCCTCTATGTATCTACTTCATATAATTTGCGATATGTTCACAAAACGGGGTGTAGCTATCTTCTACCCATTCTCAAAAAATATGATTTCTGTGGGATATATAAGAGTTGGTGGAAGATTTAGTAATATAATAGAAAATCTATTAGTCTTTGTTTTAATTTTATTTACAATATATCTTGTTTTTAAATTTGTATAAAAGACAATAAAAAAAGAACTATTTATAAATCTTTTGTTTATGATTTATATATAGTTCTTTATTATTGTCTAATTTTTTTATTTTTGTATATTTATTTATCTTTTTTCATCTCTCTATAACAGTCTTCACAATATCCATCGAATTTAAGATCATGATTAACTACATGGAATTTGTAGTTCTCCTGAATTTTCATTTCTATATCTTTAAGAAGATCTTCTTCCACACCAATTATTTTTCCACAGTTTTTACATACTAAATGATGATGATTGTGTCCTTCATTATCAAGGTCTATTTCATATCTTATACAGCCATCATCTAAATTTAACTTTGATATAGCTCCTATTTCGTCTAATAGCTGCATCGTTCTATATACTGTTGCTAAACCTATTTCTGGGCAATTTTCTCTTACTTTATCGTATATTTCCTCACTGCTAAGATGATAGTATCGATTTTCAAGAAGAACTTCTATTATAGCTCTCCTTTGTGGAGTAATCTTAAAGCCTGTCTTTTTTAGTTTTTCTTTTAAAAGATCCATTCCATTATTCATATTTACCACACCTTTTCTCATTTATTAATCAATATAAGTTAAAATAAATGCTGTAATAGAGCTTAACTCTACTACAGCATTATATAATTTTACTTATTATTCATCAAAGTTAAGACCTTCTTCTTCCATTAAAGCTTCGTAAACAGCTACAACAGTTGAATACTCATTGTCGTCTTCTAATGGAACTAGCATTTCTCCCTGTTCGTCTTCATCTATTCTATATATATATGCTTCTTCGTCTTCGTTGTCTTCTAGAGGCATTAATATAGCGTACTCTTTTTCTTCTGCTTCTAAAGTTAATATTATCTCAAAAGGTACTTCTTCTCCATTTTCATCAATTAGGTTTACTACATTTTCATTCATTTCTTCCATTGGTTTCACCTCATTACCTATTATTTGATTTTATTATATAACAAATTTTATATAATAACAATTATATTTTCTTACTTATTAATCTCTTCCATATGAAAATCAATTAATTATCATCTATTCTATATGATAATACCCAAATTTTCATACTTTATTCAATTTTTTTGTTATTTAACTTTAAAATCTAAATATCCTTGAAGAATTAATACCGCTGCCATCATGTCTATTACATTTTTTCTTTTCTTTCTGCTTACGTCTGCAGTTATAAGAGTTTTTTCAGCAGCAACTGTAGTAAGTCTTTCATCCCAAAATTCTATTTCTAGTCCTGTTTCTTCTTTTATTAATTCACAGAATTTCTGTACTTTTTCGCCCTGAGGACCAACAGTACCGTTCATATTTTTAGGAAGACCAGATACTATTAGATTTACCTGTTTTTCTTTTATTATCTGTTTTATTTCTTCTATATCGTTCTTTTTGCTAGTTCTTTTTATAGTCTTGATACCCTGAGCTGTCATTCCCATAAGATCACTTACTGCAACACCTATAGTTTTATCTCCTATATCAAGTCCCATTATTCTACCTGTTAGCATCTATTTTCTCCTTTTTATCCTCGTTTAAAATCATATTTATAGTTATTATCATCACTGGTATAAGGATATATATAGATGCAGTAGAGGCTGCTACTATACCAGAGTCGTTTACTAGTAGAGTTATTATACAACCAACCATAGCTGCAACAAATCCTCTAAATACCATAGGATATTTACCTGCTATTACTCTAAAGTGTTTATTTGGTTTGAATATTAATGCTGCGATTATAACTATTCCAACTATTAATATATTAACCCATACACTAGTCTGCGCTAATTTAACATTCATCTGGATTTTTCTAGTAAATGTAAGAACTATTTCACCTGGTCCATTTAACATTATCTGCTGAACAAATAGTCCTAAGTGAGATGGACTTCCTGAAGATAAATCCATAAATGCAAATACTCCAACTACAGCTACAACTGCAAGACCTATTCCTACAATCTTTTTCCAGTCAACTTTAACATTGTACATAAGAAGTACAAATAGTAAATATGCAGCACATTCAGATATCGCACCACCAACATTTGCACCCATAGATGGATATGCACTAGTTATTAAAATCACACCAAATGAAGCTGCAGCAACCCATTTTGGTATTTTTTTGTAGTATAGAAGTACTGCAAATGCAAATACCGCACTTCCTATAGTAACACCTTCATATTCATTTCCTATACCGTAATATCTAGCACCTACCATAGCATCATAACTCATTATGTTATTTTTCATAAGATATGTTCCAAATACAGCATCTACGGCAATCAGAACTATAGTAACAAGTGCTATGAATCCCATCTGTTTTAGATCATCATCTTTAAACATAGCCTTAGCTATGAAGTAAATCAAGAATGTCACACCTATTACAGCTAAAGACATACTTACCTGTCCACTGAAATTAAATATTGGAGCTACCATAAATGATAACGGCATTATTATACCGAATTTAATAAGCTCTTTAAGTATAGTAAACAGTTTATCTTTATATTTTGGAGCAATTCTCTTAGCTAAAAGTACTGCTATTAAGCCTATTACCCAAGACGCAGACACTACTCCTACAAAAGTATTTACAACACCAGCTCTTATTAAAGCTGCTGAATTTATTTTTGAGTATTCTTTCTGAAGAAACTTTATATTATTTTCTTTTTCAACATTAGAGATAGTTCTACCTATCATCATTTCATTAGATAAACCAAAATGGTTAAGTATGTCTACACCTATATCCATATTTGCTATTATCCCATCTCTTCTTGTTGTAGCAGAAGTTAATACTCCCTTTCCAGAAACTCCTTTAGAGAATTTCATAACTGGAGAAAGTCTTTTCTTATTGCTGTAATCTAAATTGCTAGGGAATGCACTTACTATATAAACTGTGTCGTTTTCACCTACCATAGAAAATACTTCTTTTAAGTAAGAATTTATTCTGCTGTATGTTCTAGCTTTCATCTTAGCATAAGTATTTTCATTTAGATTCATTTTATACTCATCTAGTCTATATGTATCCCCTAGGTCTACATATATAGCATCAGTGTTCTTGTAAAGTTCTTTTGTTTCAGCTTTAAGTTTTTTATAATCTGTAGAGATTCCAAATGGCATACTATTATCTTTTATATTGATATCGTCTATATTACCATCATCAACTCTTCCATAATTATCCATAGCTGCAAATGCTATATTTCTATTTTTTACAAGCTGTCCATCAAAATCAACATAATCTGCATTACCGATTACTGATGTTTTGTATCCATTTTCTGAAAGAATCTGACCTACCATACCAAGAGTAGATTCAAATTCTCCTTTTTCAATATTTTCATTAGAAGACCTATTTGCCTCCATATTGACTATTTTTTTAGCTTTTTTGCCTGTAGAAGCTTCATATTCCTTAGCTTCGGCTACATTTGGCTGTACAAAATCTACTGCAACTTTTTTATCAAACTGAGCTATTGTAGATCTCCCTGTAGCTCCCATAGTAGCTAAACTTCTTGCGTCGTCGTTACCTTGGTCACCCTTGATATTCATCAATCCTACATAGCCTTCTTTTTCAACTCTATTTCCAATCTCTTTTATGTTCATCATATTTTCAAGACTAGTTCTACTCATATTTATAAATATAACTTTTCCTCTTGCTGATTCTGCATTTACAGTAGAAAAAGCAGAACTAAAAATTATAAATAGAGATGCAAGTATTGATATAAACTTTCTGAACATTTATTTACCTACTTTCCTCTAGATATTTAGTTATAACCTCTTCAAGAATTTCATCTCTTTCAAATCTTCTGATTATCCCTCTTGCGTCCTTATAACTAGTTATATAACTAGAATCTCCTGATAGGAGATATCCTATTATTTGGTTTACGGGGTTATACCCTTTTTCTTTAAGGGCCCCGTAAACTATTTTCATCGCTTCTTCAACAGTCATTTTTTCCTGCTGTGCTCCTTCAAATTTCATAGTGAAATCCATATTATCCATTTATCTCATTCCTCCTCTTTTTAGAGAAATTATTTTACCTGAGATTCTATAACTTCCTTAGCATAATTTAAAGCTTCGTCAACTTTTGCTGGTTCTGTAGCACCTGCCTGAGCCATATTAGGTCTACCTCCACCTTTTCCGCCAGCTATCTTAGCTACTTCTCTTACTATATTTCCTGAATGAACACCTTTTTCTATAACATCTTTAGTTGCAGTAACAACAAAGTTTACTTTTCCATCAGCAACATTTGCTAATACAACTACACCGCTTTCCATTTTATCCCTTAAATTATCAGCAGTATCTCTTAAAGTATTCATATCCATATTTTCATATTTATTAGTAACTAGGCTAACACCTTTTACTTCTACTTTTGAATCTAAAGCAGAGTCAGCTGACTGCATACTTATTTGAGTTTTTAAATTATGTAATTCTTTCTCTAAGTTTTTATTTTCCTCTAATACATTTTCTACTCTGTGTAAAAGTCCATCTTCTTTAGCTTTTATTGTAGCACAAACTTTGGCAATTAACTCATCCTTTTTGTTCATATATTCATAAACTGCTTTTCCAGTTACTGCTTCTATTCTTCTAACACCTGCAGCTACACCACCTTCAGATATTATTTTGAACATTCCAGCCTGTGCAGTATTTGAAATGTGGGCACCTCCACAAAGTTCCATTGAGTAATCTCCCATAGAAACTACTCTAACTTCATTTCCGTATTTTTCACCGAATAATGCTGCAGCTCCTTTTGCTTTAGCAGCATTTATATCCATTGTTTCAGCTACTACATCATAAGCATTGAATATAGCATTGTTTACTTTTTCTTCTATTGTTTTTAATTCTTCTTTTGTAACTGCTTCAAAGTGAGTAAAGTCGAATCTTAATCTATCTGCAGTAACTAATGAACCTGCCTGGTTTGCATGATCTCCTAATACTTCTTTTAATGCTTTGTGTAATAAGTGAGTTGCAGTATGGTTTCTTGAACATGCCATTCTGTTTTCTCTATCTACCTCACAAGTTAAAACATCCCCAGCTTTTAATTCACCTGCTACTACTGTACCAAAGTGTTTTATACTTCCTGCCGGACCTTTTTTAGTATTTTTAACAGCTACTGCACAATTATCATTTTTAAGAACGCCGCAGTCTCCTGCCTGTCCACCACCTTCTGGATAGAAGTTAGTTTTGTCTAATACTACAACAACATCTTTACCTTCAGATGCTGATTCTACTATTTCAGAATCTTCAACTATAGCTAATACTTTACCTTCACCTGTTAATTCAACGTATCCTACAAATTCAGATTCTACATTTTCTTCTTTAGCAAGAGGATCTTCTTTCCAGCTTTCACCGTCCATGTTTCCTCTAGCTGTTCTAGCTCTTTCTTTCTGTTTTTCCATTTCTTCGCTGAATTCTTCTTCATTAACAGAAAGACCTTCTTCTCTTAATATTTCAACTGTTAAATCTAGTGGGAATCCATAAGTGTCATAAAGCTTAAATGCTATTTCTCCGCTAAGAACTGTTTTTCCTTCTTTTTTAAGTTCTTCTTTATAAGAATTTAACATTTCCATTCCCTGGTCTATTGTTTCATTGAATTTTTCTTCTTCTATTTTTATAACTTTTTTGATGTAATCTTCTTTTTCTACTAATTCTGGATAAGCATCTCCACTAACTTTTATAACTTCATCAACTAATCCATTTAAGAATGTTCCTTTTATTCCAAGAAGTTTACCATGTCTAGCAGCTCTTCTTAATAATCTTCTTAATATATATCCTCTACCTTCATTTGATGGTAATACTCCATCTGCTATAAGGAATGATACGGCTCTTATGTGGTCAGTTATTATTCTTATAGATTTATCATTTGCTTTGTCTTTTCCGTATTCTACACCTGCAACTTTAGAAACAGCTTCTAAAACTGAATGTATAGTATCTACTTCGAATATATTGTCAACACCCTGCATTATACAAGCTATTCTTTCCAGTCCCATACCTGTATCTATGTTTTTATTTTCTAATTCGCTGTAGCTTCCGTCTTCTTCTTTAGAGAACTGAGTGAATACGTGGTTCCAGAATTCTAAGAATCTATCACAGTCACATCCTGGTTTACAATCAGGGCTATCACATCCGTATTCTTCTCCTCTATCGAAGTATATTTCTGAACAAGGTCCACATGGTCCAAGACCTATTTCCCAGAAGTTGTCGTCTTTTCCAAGTCTAACTATTCTTTCTTCAGGGAATCCCATTTCTTTTGACCATATATCAAATGCTTCATCATCTTTTTCATATACAGTAACCCATATTTTTTCTTCTGGTATGTTTAGCCATTTAGTCGCAAATTCCCATCCCCAAGCTAATGATTCTCTTTTAAAGTAATCTCCAAATGAGAAGTTCCCTAGCATTTCAAAGAATGTAGCGTGTCTAGCTGTAACACCGACATTTTCTATATCTCCTGTTCTTATACATTTCTGACAAGTAGCCATTCTGTTCTTTGGTGGAACTTCTACTCCTGAGAAATAGTTTTTAAGAGGAGCCATACCAGCATTTATTAAAAGTAAACTCTTGTCGTTATTTGGTACAAGAGGATAACTAGCTCCTACATAATGATCTTTAGTTTTGAAGAACTCTAAAAATTTACTTCTTATTTCGTTTAAACCCATTTTTTCCATAACATTTGCCTCCCAATTTTTATATTTTTTCATTTCGGAAAATAAAAAAAACTCGCTCCCTATGATAAACATAGGGGCGAGTATTATTCGCGGTACCACCCTAATTTACAGATAAAATCTGCTTCTCCGGTAATCCTTAGCTATAACGTCGCTACCGTAAATCTCTAATAGTAAAATACGTTCAAGATTTATGCTCCAAGACTGCTTCAATCTGCCTATTCCAAGGGGTCTCAGCTATTCCCTCTCTCTGTGCAAAATCAGTAGATTTACTCCTTCTTTTCTTTGCATTTGATAAATATTTTTATTTATTCATATATTTAATATGATACTCGATTATTTTGACATTTTCAAGTTTTTTTTAAATATGCAAAAATTTTTTTTATAGTATATCGTCGATAATTCCTCCACCGACTAATATATCTCCATCGTACATAACTAAAGACTGTCCTTTAGTTATCGCTCTCTGTGCTTCTTCAAATACAACCTTAGCTGTATTGTCAGATAGTTTAGTTACAGTAGCTAGAGATGGTTTTGCTGCGTATCTAACTTTTGCATATACTTTAAACTCATCTACATCTGCAAAATCAAACGGAATTGTATTTACGTCTTTTATAACGAGTTCTTTTTTGAATAGATCGTCATTGCTTCCAAGTACTACTCTATTTTTCTTTGCATTTATATCAACTACAAACATAGGCTTACCAAAAGCTATTCCAAGCCCTTTTCTCTGTCCTATTGTGTAATTTATAATTCCATTGTGTTTTCCTAGTACTGTTCCATCAGCTTCTACAAATTCCCCCGTTTTGATTTTTATATCTGAGTTTTCTTTTAAATATCTTACATAGTCGTTGTCTTTTATAAAGCATATTTCCTGACTATCCTTCTTGTTGTGGACATCAAGACCTATTTTCTTAGCTATTTCTCTTACTGTATCCTTTTCATAGTTTCCTATAGGAAGTAGTATTCTTTCTAGCTGTTCCTGTTTTATATTGTAAAGATTGTATGTCTGGTCTTTTTTAGCAGATTCCCCTTTTTTAAGAACTAGTCTGCCAGTTTTTTCATCTCTTTCAACTCTAGCATAATGTCCAGTAGCTACATAGTCGCAGCCAAATTTTTCTGCAACGTCAAAAAATAGACCGAACTTTATAAACTTATTACATACTATACAAGGATTAGGAGTTCTACCTTCTGCATACTCTTTTATAAAATCGTCTATTACCTTTTCTTTAAATTCTCTTCTAAAATCTAGTACATGTAGTGGAATATCTAGCTTTTCAGCTACTCTTCTCGCATCTCTTATACTATCTTCTGTCATTCTTTTTTCTTCTTCAGTATTATCATTGGAAAGCATCATATTGACACCAATCACATCATAACCCTGTTCCTTTAAAAGATATGCAGCGACGGAGCTATCAACTCCGCCGCTCATACCTAGCATAACTTTCTTCTTCATCTATTTAACACCTCTAATGTTTTCCGAATTAATTGCTAGTCTTCTTCTATTTCTTCATGTTCATGCGCATCAGTTATTTCGTATCCTTCAAGCTCTGGTATAACTATGTTATGTTTCTGAGCATAATCTATAAGAGCTGCTTTTACTGCCTGTTCTGCAAGTACTGAACAGTGCATTTTTACTGGTGGTAGTCCATCTAATGCTTCAGCAACTGCTTTATTTGTTAACTGAAGAGCTTCGTGTATGCTCTTTCCTTTTATCATTTCTGTTGCCATTGATGAACTTGCTATAGCACTTCCACATCCGAAAGTCTTGAATTTAACGTCTTTTATTATATCATCTTCTATATCAAGATATATTTTCATTATATCTCCACAAGTTGGGTTACCAACTTCTCCAACTCCACTTGCGTCCTCTATTGATCCCATGTTTCTTGGGTTCATGAAATGATCCATAACTTTATCACTATACTGCATAATAATTTCCTCCATAATTTCGATTATATTTTTTCCGATTCTTTAATTTGTTTATTTTGATTTACTTTTTTTCTTTTTACTTTTGTTTATAAATATTTCTTATTTTCCTTCAGCCTGTAAAGCTTCTTCATATAAAGGAGACATACTTCTTAATCTTTCTATTACCTTAGGTAATACTTCTAATATGTAGTCTATATCTTCGTCAGTTGTAAAATCTCCAACTGTTAATCTTAATGATCCATGAGCTATTTCGTGTGGTAATCCTATTGCTAAAAGTACATGTGATGGATCTAATGATCCTGATGTACAAGCTGAACCACTTGATCCAGATATTCCAGCGTGGTTAAGAAGTAATAATATTCCTTCACCTTCTATAAACTTAAATGCAAAGTTTGCATTTCCTGGAAGTCTATCTTCTAAGCTTCCGTTTATTCTAGTATAAGGTATTCTTTCTTTAACACCTTCTATAAGTTTATTTCTAAGTCTTGTAAGCTCTTTTATATGGTTGTCCATATTAGCTTTAGCAAGTTCTGCTGCTTTACCATATCCTACTATTGCAGGTATGTTTTCTGTACCAGCTCTTCTTCTTTTTTCCTGAGCTCCACCGTGAACAAGATTGTCAAATCTAAGTCCTCTTCTTATGAATAAAGCCCCTACTCCTTTAGGTCCGTATATCTTATGAGATGACATACTTACCATATCTACACCAAGTTCTTTAACATCTACTGGTATATTTCCTGCTGCCTGAACAGCATCTGTGTGGAATAGTATTTTGTGTTTTTTAGCAACTTCTACTAATTCTTTTATAGGTTCTACTGTACCTATTTCGTTATTTGCAAACATTATACTTATTAGTATTGTGTTGTCTTTTATTGCATTTTCTAAAGCTTCTGGGCTAACTTTACCTTCTTCATCTACATCAAGATAAGTAACTTCAAATCCGAAGTTCTTTTCTAAGTATTCGCAAGTATGTAGTATCGCGTGATGTTCTATTTTTGAAGTTATTATGTGGTTTCCTTTACCTTTTCTCTGAAGGTCAAAGGCAACTCCTTTTATCGCCCAGTTATCACTTTCTGATCCACCAGCAGTGAAGTATATTTCATTTGGCTCTGCATTTATAAGAGCTGCAACTCTAGTTCTAGCTAGTTCTAAAGCTTCTTTAGCTTCATGACCATAGCTATAAAAACTAGATGCATTTCCAAATCCTTCGTTAAAATATGGAAGCATTTCATCTAACACTTCTTTTTTAACAGGTGTTGTTGCAGAATAGTCCATATAAATTCTTTTGTTTTCCATAGTTTTTCCCCTTCCATTTGCCATTTTGCAAATTTCAAATATATTTTAAACTAAAACTTAATTCCATTTGATTCATATTATTATTTATATCCTAAATTTAACATTTCAACCATTTTTTTATTGTTTGTTTAAATCTATTTTATAAATATCTTTTTCATTACTAGACAATCCATTGTCACCTATCCGATCGTCTACCATATCTTGTAAAAAAGTAGTGTTTACAACATCGTCTATTGCATTCTTCATCTTTTTCCATACTAGTCTAGTAGCACATTTATCTGAGTTGCTACAGACACCTTCTTCTTTTAGACAATCTGATATAGTTATAGGACCTTCTAGTACAGTTAATATATCTCCAACAGAAATCTCATCTGGCTTTCTAGCTAAGAAATATCCTCCTTGAGAGCCTCTTATACTTTTTACAAGGCCTGCTTTTTTTAATTTTGAGAATATCTGCTCCAAATACCGCTCTGAAACATTCTGCTTTTCAGATATATATTTTATAGATATAGGTTCTTCGCCATAGTTTAACGCTAGTTCAAACATTGCCTTTAATCCATATCTACCCTTTGTTGAAAGCTTCACTTTATCACCTTCTTTTAATTCCTACTGTTTTACTATGGTTTAATGATATTATATCCGACTATTTTTGTCAAGTATTATTTCCTACTATTTTAGTATGATTTGTTTTT harbors:
- the mnmA gene encoding tRNA 2-thiouridine(34) synthase MnmA, whose product is MKKKVMLGMSGGVDSSVAAYLLKEQGYDVIGVNMMLSNDNTEEEKRMTEDSIRDARRVAEKLDIPLHVLDFRREFKEKVIDDFIKEYAEGRTPNPCIVCNKFIKFGLFFDVAEKFGCDYVATGHYARVERDEKTGRLVLKKGESAKKDQTYNLYNIKQEQLERILLPIGNYEKDTVREIAKKIGLDVHNKKDSQEICFIKDNDYVRYLKENSDIKIKTGEFVEADGTVLGKHNGIINYTIGQRKGLGIAFGKPMFVVDINAKKNRVVLGSNDDLFKKELVIKDVNTIPFDFADVDEFKVYAKVRYAAKPSLATVTKLSDNTAKVVFEEAQRAITKGQSLVMYDGDILVGGGIIDDIL
- the nifU gene encoding Fe-S cluster assembly scaffold protein NifU — protein: MQYSDKVMDHFMNPRNMGSIEDASGVGEVGNPTCGDIMKIYLDIEDDIIKDVKFKTFGCGSAIASSSMATEMIKGKSIHEALQLTNKAVAEALDGLPPVKMHCSVLAEQAVKAALIDYAQKHNIVIPELEGYEITDAHEHEEIEED
- the nifS gene encoding cysteine desulfurase NifS: MENKRIYMDYSATTPVKKEVLDEMLPYFNEGFGNASSFYSYGHEAKEALELARTRVAALINAEPNEIYFTAGGSESDNWAIKGVAFDLQRKGKGNHIITSKIEHHAILHTCEYLEKNFGFEVTYLDVDEEGKVSPEALENAIKDNTILISIMFANNEIGTVEPIKELVEVAKKHKILFHTDAVQAAGNIPVDVKELGVDMVSMSSHKIYGPKGVGALFIRRGLRFDNLVHGGAQEKRRRAGTENIPAIVGYGKAAELAKANMDNHIKELTRLRNKLIEGVKERIPYTRINGSLEDRLPGNANFAFKFIEGEGILLLLNHAGISGSSGSACTSGSLDPSHVLLAIGLPHEIAHGSLRLTVGDFTTDEDIDYILEVLPKVIERLRSMSPLYEEALQAEGK
- a CDS encoding RrF2 family transcriptional regulator produces the protein MKLSTKGRYGLKAMFELALNYGEEPISIKYISEKQNVSERYLEQIFSKLKKAGLVKSIRGSQGGYFLARKPDEISVGDILTVLEGPITISDCLKEEGVCSNSDKCATRLVWKKMKNAIDDVVNTTFLQDMVDDRIGDNGLSSNEKDIYKIDLNKQ